From Acinonyx jubatus isolate Ajub_Pintada_27869175 chromosome B2, VMU_Ajub_asm_v1.0, whole genome shotgun sequence, a single genomic window includes:
- the LOC106976322 gene encoding olfactory receptor 2B6-like isoform X1: MKGVNASAPWEFTLLGFSDRPRLELPLFVVFFISYVATIFGNLTIILVSRLDPKLHTPMYFFLTNLSLLDLCYTTSTVPQMLVNLCSTRKVISYGGCVAQLFMFLALGATECLLLAVMSLDRFVAICRPLRYSVVMHQRLCLQLAAASWITGFSNSVWLSALTLQLPLCGHKEVDHFLCEVPALLKLSCVDTTANEAELFFGSVLFHLIPLTLILVSYAFIARAVLRIQSAEGRRKAFGTCGSHLIVVSLFYGTAISVYLQPPSRNSKHRGKMVSLFYGIIAPMLNPLIYTLKNKEVKEAFKRSVAKKLKKKEMKDMQMISF, translated from the exons ATGAAGGGGGTAAACGCGAGCGCCCCCTGGGAGTTCACCCTCTTAGGTTTCTCAGATCGACCGCGGCTGGAGCTCCCACTCTTTGTGGTGTTCTTCATTTCTTACGTGGCCACTATCTTTGGGAATCTGACCATTATTCTAGTGTCACGCCTGgaccccaaactccacacccccatgtactttttTCTTACCAATCTGTCACTCCTGGACCTTTGCTACACCACAAGTACAGTTCCACAAATGCTGGTCAATTTATGCAGCACCAGGAAGGTAATTAGTTATGGTGGCTGTGTGGCCCAGCTTTTCATGTTTCTAGCTTTGGGGGCCACTGAATGCCTTCTCCTGGCCGTCATGTCCTTGGATAGGTTTGTCGCTATTTGTCGGCCTCTCCGTTACTCAGTCGTCATGCACCAGAGGCTGTGCCTCCAGCTGGCGGCCGCGTCCTGGATTACGGGTTTCAGCAACTCAGTGTGGTTGTCCGCCCTGACCCTTCAGCTGCCGCTCTGTGGCCATAAAGAAGTGGATCACTTCCTCTGTGAAGTCCCTGCTCTGCTCAAGTTGTCCTGTGTAGACACAACGGCAAACGAGGCTGAACTATTCTTTGGGAGCGTGCTGTTCCATCTAATACCCCTGACCCTCATCCTTGTATCGTATGCTTTTATTGCCCGAGCAGTGTTGAGAATCCAGTCTGCGGAAGGTAGACGAAAGGCATTTGGGACATGTGGCTCCCATCTAATTGTGGTGTCACTCTTCTATGGCACTGCTATCTCCGTGTACCTGCAACCACCATCCCGCAACTCCAAGCACCGGGGCAAGATGGTGTCCCTCTTCTATGGGATCATCGCACCCATGTTGAACCCCCTTATATACACACTTAAGAATAAAGAGGTAAAGGAGGCCTTTAAAAGGTCAGTTGCAA aaaaattaaaaaaaaaagaaatgaaggatatGCAAATGATAAGCTTTTAA
- the LOC106976322 gene encoding olfactory receptor 2B6-like isoform X2 codes for MKGVNASAPWEFTLLGFSDRPRLELPLFVVFFISYVATIFGNLTIILVSRLDPKLHTPMYFFLTNLSLLDLCYTTSTVPQMLVNLCSTRKVISYGGCVAQLFMFLALGATECLLLAVMSLDRFVAICRPLRYSVVMHQRLCLQLAAASWITGFSNSVWLSALTLQLPLCGHKEVDHFLCEVPALLKLSCVDTTANEAELFFGSVLFHLIPLTLILVSYAFIARAVLRIQSAEGRRKAFGTCGSHLIVVSLFYGTAISVYLQPPSRNSKHRGKMVSLFYGIIAPMLNPLIYTLKNKEVKEAFKRSVARAALIKK; via the coding sequence ATGAAGGGGGTAAACGCGAGCGCCCCCTGGGAGTTCACCCTCTTAGGTTTCTCAGATCGACCGCGGCTGGAGCTCCCACTCTTTGTGGTGTTCTTCATTTCTTACGTGGCCACTATCTTTGGGAATCTGACCATTATTCTAGTGTCACGCCTGgaccccaaactccacacccccatgtactttttTCTTACCAATCTGTCACTCCTGGACCTTTGCTACACCACAAGTACAGTTCCACAAATGCTGGTCAATTTATGCAGCACCAGGAAGGTAATTAGTTATGGTGGCTGTGTGGCCCAGCTTTTCATGTTTCTAGCTTTGGGGGCCACTGAATGCCTTCTCCTGGCCGTCATGTCCTTGGATAGGTTTGTCGCTATTTGTCGGCCTCTCCGTTACTCAGTCGTCATGCACCAGAGGCTGTGCCTCCAGCTGGCGGCCGCGTCCTGGATTACGGGTTTCAGCAACTCAGTGTGGTTGTCCGCCCTGACCCTTCAGCTGCCGCTCTGTGGCCATAAAGAAGTGGATCACTTCCTCTGTGAAGTCCCTGCTCTGCTCAAGTTGTCCTGTGTAGACACAACGGCAAACGAGGCTGAACTATTCTTTGGGAGCGTGCTGTTCCATCTAATACCCCTGACCCTCATCCTTGTATCGTATGCTTTTATTGCCCGAGCAGTGTTGAGAATCCAGTCTGCGGAAGGTAGACGAAAGGCATTTGGGACATGTGGCTCCCATCTAATTGTGGTGTCACTCTTCTATGGCACTGCTATCTCCGTGTACCTGCAACCACCATCCCGCAACTCCAAGCACCGGGGCAAGATGGTGTCCCTCTTCTATGGGATCATCGCACCCATGTTGAACCCCCTTATATACACACTTAAGAATAAAGAGGTAAAGGAGGCCTTTAAAAGGTCAGTTGCAAGAGCCGCCTTAATCAAGAAATGA